One window of Botrimarina mediterranea genomic DNA carries:
- a CDS encoding metal-dependent hydrolase, translated as MPTTLTWYGHNAWLLDCDGTKVLVDPFLNDSPTSPVKAEDVACDYILLSHGHFDHVGDTVAIAKRTGATVVTGFEISQWLAKQGVEESKAIGMNPGGTVTLPFGRVRMTIAHHSSSLPDGTYGGVAMGVEVTTGDKRIYFACDTAMFFDMKMIGDPSLAGSPLDVAVVPIGDLFTMGPAESVQATKLLMPAKVLPCHYNTFPPIQQDAEEWAKDIRNHTVSEPIVLEPGGSLTL; from the coding sequence ATGCCCACGACGCTCACTTGGTACGGCCACAACGCTTGGCTTCTCGATTGCGACGGCACGAAGGTCCTCGTCGACCCGTTCCTAAACGACTCGCCTACTTCGCCGGTGAAGGCGGAGGATGTGGCGTGCGATTACATTCTGCTTTCCCACGGGCACTTCGATCACGTCGGCGATACGGTCGCGATCGCGAAGCGGACCGGGGCGACGGTCGTCACGGGCTTTGAGATTTCGCAGTGGCTGGCGAAGCAGGGGGTTGAGGAATCGAAGGCGATTGGGATGAACCCGGGCGGCACGGTGACGCTCCCGTTCGGACGAGTGCGGATGACGATCGCGCATCACTCCAGCAGCTTGCCGGACGGGACTTACGGCGGCGTGGCGATGGGGGTTGAGGTGACGACCGGCGACAAGCGGATCTACTTTGCTTGTGATACGGCGATGTTCTTCGACATGAAGATGATCGGCGATCCGTCGCTCGCCGGGTCGCCCCTCGACGTGGCGGTAGTGCCGATCGGCGACCTGTTTACGATGGGCCCTGCCGAGTCGGTGCAGGCGACGAAGCTGCTGATGCCCGCCAAGGTGCTGCCGTGCCACTACAACACCTTCCCGCCGATCCAGCAGGACGCCGAGGAGTGGGCGAAGGACATCCGTAACCATACGGTCTCGGAGCCGATCGTGCTCGAGCCGGGCGGGTCTCTTACGCTTTGA
- a CDS encoding glucose-6-phosphate isomerase: MSLLKYDPSGAFFDHGGTSQADLDALAPQLEAARAEVLADAELWAAGAAVPEQKEPLDAGFHLLPDRLLAELKEKGAASELARLKATADRLAGDCKSVVVLGIGGSYMGARALLESCCHPYYNEVPADARGNRPRIYFEGNNVDNDAATGLIELLKSRDEPWGVVVISKSGGTLETAAATRIFLRELAASAGDKLSQRFVPVTGTSGKLFDLATALGAPEMYDVPDGVGGRFSVLSAVGLLPAAILGLDIEKLLAGAKAMNDHFATAPVKDNVVLKYVGVSHLLEETEDCVTRILSTWGKRLEAAGLWYDQLLAESLGKDERGALPLTVVNTRDLHSRGQQHQEGVRDKLITNVIVEKQDSKPLAIGKLDLDGKAYNQDKLDELAAKTLPEVLTAAIAGTNQAYAEDNRPTTDIVMPELDEHTIGQFLQMMMLATVVEGRLIGINPYGQPGVEAYKKNMNAILRK, translated from the coding sequence ATGTCCCTGCTCAAGTACGACCCTTCCGGCGCCTTCTTTGACCATGGCGGCACGTCGCAGGCCGACCTCGACGCGCTCGCTCCGCAGTTGGAGGCCGCGCGGGCTGAGGTTTTGGCCGACGCCGAGCTGTGGGCCGCTGGGGCCGCGGTTCCGGAGCAGAAGGAGCCGCTCGATGCGGGGTTTCATTTGTTGCCGGACCGGTTGCTTGCCGAGTTGAAGGAGAAGGGCGCCGCGAGCGAACTGGCGCGGCTTAAGGCGACGGCGGACCGGCTGGCGGGTGATTGCAAGAGCGTCGTTGTGCTGGGCATCGGTGGTTCGTACATGGGCGCTCGGGCGTTGCTCGAGTCGTGTTGCCACCCGTATTACAACGAAGTCCCCGCCGACGCGCGTGGCAATCGGCCCCGCATCTACTTCGAGGGGAACAACGTCGATAACGATGCGGCGACCGGGCTCATCGAGTTGCTCAAGAGCCGTGACGAGCCGTGGGGCGTCGTGGTGATTTCGAAGAGCGGCGGCACTCTCGAGACGGCCGCCGCGACGCGGATCTTCCTGCGCGAGCTCGCCGCTTCGGCGGGGGACAAGCTCTCGCAGCGCTTTGTTCCTGTTACCGGCACGAGCGGCAAGCTGTTCGATCTGGCGACCGCGCTCGGCGCGCCGGAGATGTACGACGTTCCCGACGGCGTCGGCGGGCGTTTCAGCGTGCTGTCGGCGGTTGGTTTGTTGCCGGCGGCGATTCTGGGGCTCGACATCGAGAAGCTGCTGGCTGGCGCGAAGGCGATGAACGATCACTTCGCCACGGCGCCGGTGAAGGACAACGTCGTGCTGAAGTACGTCGGCGTCAGTCATCTGCTCGAAGAGACTGAGGACTGCGTCACCCGCATCCTCAGCACCTGGGGCAAGCGGCTCGAAGCGGCCGGCCTGTGGTACGACCAGTTGCTCGCCGAGAGCCTCGGCAAGGACGAGCGCGGCGCCCTGCCGCTGACGGTCGTCAACACGCGCGACCTCCACAGCCGCGGCCAGCAGCACCAAGAGGGCGTCCGCGACAAGTTGATCACCAACGTCATCGTCGAAAAGCAGGACTCGAAGCCCCTAGCGATCGGCAAACTCGATCTCGACGGCAAGGCGTACAACCAGGACAAGCTCGACGAACTCGCCGCCAAGACGCTGCCCGAAGTCCTCACCGCGGCGATAGCCGGCACCAACCAGGCCTATGCCGAGGACAACCGCCCGACGACCGACATCGTGATGCCCGAGCTCGACGAGCACACGATCGGGCAGTTCCTGCAAATGATGATGCTGGCGACGGTGGTCGAAGGCCGCCTGATCGGCATCAATCCTTATGGGCAGCCGGGGGTGGAGGCTTACAAGAAGAATATGAACGCGATCCTGCGCAAGTGA
- a CDS encoding shikimate kinase, with protein sequence MPTPTNVVLIGMPGSGKSTVGVLLAKHLSLGFLDTDLLIQQANGKSLQAIVDGEGQGALLRAEEAAVLSVEAERCVIATGGSVVYSAVGMAHLKALGTLVYLATDLATLETRVGDYTMRGLAKRPDQTLADLFAERAALYDRYADVTVQTTGLTHDAVCKEVEAALAAR encoded by the coding sequence ATGCCCACCCCCACCAACGTCGTTCTCATTGGCATGCCCGGCTCGGGGAAGAGCACCGTTGGCGTGCTGCTCGCCAAGCACCTGTCGTTGGGTTTCTTGGATACGGACCTGTTGATCCAGCAGGCGAACGGGAAGTCGCTCCAGGCGATTGTTGATGGCGAAGGGCAGGGGGCCCTCTTACGGGCGGAGGAGGCGGCGGTGCTGAGCGTCGAAGCCGAGCGTTGCGTCATCGCCACCGGCGGGAGCGTCGTCTACAGCGCGGTGGGGATGGCCCACCTCAAGGCGCTGGGCACGCTTGTCTACCTGGCGACCGACCTGGCGACGCTCGAAACCCGCGTCGGCGACTACACGATGCGTGGACTGGCGAAGCGGCCCGACCAGACGCTCGCCGACCTCTTCGCCGAGCGCGCCGCCCTCTACGACCGCTACGCCGACGTCACGGTCCAAACCACCGGCCTCACGCACGACGCCGTCTGCAAAGAGGTCGAAGCGGCATTGGCGGCCCGCTGA